From Phenylobacterium immobile (ATCC 35973), a single genomic window includes:
- a CDS encoding phosphatidate cytidylyltransferase codes for MAPWPPRMSLPPARRFDWSNLGRRVVSAAILVPVALGAVLGGEVFAALPSAWESLPYLLLIALAVVLLALEWGGMSAPRAPRRVAVAVMVAVMGTGLLGATDHYVFAWLSILLGLALAGLVARAVGEQRPENAALGVLYIAPACLGLIWLRSTNQGPWWTLMLFCVTWAADIAAFAVGSVLKGPKLWPRFSPNKTWSGFIGGLAASMAVGALMSVSPWFELNLWAAALIGLAVGLATMAGDLWESMLKRRFGVKDSGDLIPGHGGLLDRVDGLIFAVVVMAMLRFANHLGWGH; via the coding sequence ATGGCGCCTTGGCCCCCGAGGATGTCCTTGCCGCCAGCTAGGCGCTTCGATTGGTCCAATCTGGGCAGACGGGTCGTATCCGCAGCGATCCTGGTTCCGGTCGCCTTAGGCGCGGTCCTGGGGGGCGAGGTTTTCGCCGCGCTTCCCAGTGCTTGGGAAAGTTTGCCCTATCTGCTTTTGATCGCGCTGGCCGTCGTCTTGTTGGCGCTGGAATGGGGTGGCATGAGCGCTCCGCGTGCGCCGCGCCGGGTCGCCGTGGCGGTCATGGTCGCGGTGATGGGGACGGGGCTTCTCGGGGCGACCGACCACTATGTCTTCGCGTGGCTCTCCATCTTGCTGGGTCTGGCGCTGGCTGGCCTGGTGGCGCGCGCCGTTGGCGAGCAGCGGCCCGAGAACGCCGCCCTTGGCGTGCTCTATATCGCGCCAGCCTGTCTCGGCCTGATCTGGCTACGGTCCACCAACCAGGGGCCGTGGTGGACCCTGATGTTGTTCTGCGTGACGTGGGCGGCCGACATCGCGGCCTTCGCGGTCGGCAGCGTGCTGAAGGGCCCCAAGCTCTGGCCTCGCTTCTCACCCAACAAGACATGGTCCGGTTTCATTGGCGGTCTGGCGGCGTCGATGGCCGTTGGCGCGCTGATGTCCGTATCGCCCTGGTTCGAGCTCAACCTTTGGGCTGCGGCCTTGATCGGCCTGGCCGTCGGCCTGGCCACCATGGCGGGCGACCTTTGGGAATCGATGCTGAAGCGCCGCTTCGGGGTGAAGGACTCCGGCGACCTCATCCCGGGGCATGGCGGACTGCTCGATCGGGTCGACGGCCTGATTTTCGCGGTGGTCGTCATGGCCATGCTTCGGTTCGCCAATCATCTCGGTTGGGGACACTAG
- the bamA gene encoding outer membrane protein assembly factor BamA — translation MQNHRARTAAMTTGLALLLGTTALVAPACAWAQETSQGAAAPEASPTLGPVQNGVVDRIAVTGAERIETATVLSYLPLQVGDSVDSAKIDLALKALFRTDLFADVRIGYDAGVLTIAVVENPIINRVIFEGNKGLKEDKLRDEVSVRPRGIFTRAKAQSDVQRIVELYRRSGRISANVTPEIIELPQKRVDLIFKIDEGPKSGILSVNILGNKAFSDNDLRDVIVTKQSRWYRILSASNSNYDPDRIEYDKEQLRKHYRNRGYYDFRVASAIAELATDKNGFAVTYTVEEGRQYRFGKIAVETELAKLDKNVLRALVPFRSGQIYEDQRIEQATDALTFAAGAAGFAFVDVRPRYTPDREKGVVDVTFDVKEGPRVYVDRIDIVGNSRTLDYVIRREMNVAEGDAYNRALVDRSKIQVQGLGFFKTVDITEVPGSAPDRTGLQVKVEEQPTGELSFSAGYSSIDKLVIDLGISERNFRGRGEDLRARVSMGSLRQQVDLSFTQPRFLQRDMQAGIDAYYYIYDLSNFQAFKNSSIGSNIRLGFPLSLQSYGSLRYTLRSDKVEVNSSYCDPTQQVVASSICNQQGSFVTSSLGYGLRLDKRNNLQNPTRGYYVQMNQDFAGLGGIKYIRTEAEGGWYYGFNADMILSLTASAGYISGWGGDVVRINDRFYKGGDDFRGFEIAGIGPRDTSLGQSGALGGKIYTVGTVELTVPTFLPEQYGIKAAVFTDIGTLGKLDAINKLKIDTTTGAIITDPLIRDNLGLRASAGVSVFWKSPMGPIRLDFSRVLKKEAYDRTELFRFSTSTRF, via the coding sequence ATGCAAAACCACCGCGCACGCACCGCCGCGATGACCACCGGCCTTGCACTGCTTCTGGGAACGACGGCGCTCGTCGCGCCGGCCTGCGCCTGGGCTCAGGAAACCTCCCAAGGCGCCGCTGCGCCTGAGGCCTCGCCCACCCTCGGGCCGGTCCAAAACGGCGTCGTCGATCGGATCGCCGTCACGGGAGCGGAGCGGATCGAAACAGCGACCGTGCTTTCGTATTTGCCGCTCCAGGTGGGCGACAGCGTCGATTCCGCCAAGATCGACCTGGCCCTGAAAGCATTGTTCCGCACCGACCTCTTCGCCGACGTGCGTATCGGCTACGACGCCGGCGTCCTGACGATCGCAGTCGTGGAAAACCCAATCATCAATCGCGTGATCTTCGAGGGCAACAAAGGGCTCAAGGAAGACAAGCTCCGCGACGAGGTCAGCGTGCGGCCGCGCGGCATCTTCACGCGCGCAAAGGCGCAGTCCGACGTGCAGCGCATCGTCGAGCTCTATCGCCGTTCCGGCCGCATCTCCGCCAACGTCACGCCCGAGATCATCGAGCTGCCGCAGAAGCGCGTCGACCTGATCTTCAAGATCGATGAGGGCCCCAAGAGCGGCATCCTCAGCGTCAATATTCTGGGCAATAAGGCCTTCTCGGATAACGACCTGCGCGACGTCATCGTCACCAAGCAGTCGCGCTGGTATCGGATCTTGTCGGCCAGCAATTCGAATTACGACCCCGATCGGATCGAGTACGACAAGGAACAGCTGCGCAAACACTATCGCAACCGCGGCTACTACGACTTCCGTGTCGCGTCGGCGATCGCCGAGCTCGCCACCGACAAGAACGGCTTCGCCGTCACCTACACGGTGGAAGAGGGCCGTCAGTACCGCTTCGGCAAGATCGCCGTCGAAACCGAACTCGCCAAGCTGGACAAGAATGTCCTGCGCGCGCTCGTGCCATTCCGGTCCGGTCAGATCTATGAAGACCAGCGTATCGAGCAGGCGACAGACGCTCTGACCTTCGCCGCCGGCGCCGCCGGTTTCGCGTTCGTCGATGTTCGTCCGCGCTACACCCCCGATCGCGAGAAGGGCGTCGTCGACGTCACCTTCGACGTCAAGGAAGGCCCCCGCGTCTACGTCGACCGCATCGACATCGTCGGCAACTCCCGCACTCTGGACTATGTGATCCGCCGCGAGATGAACGTCGCGGAGGGCGACGCCTACAACCGCGCCCTGGTCGACCGCTCGAAGATCCAGGTTCAGGGCCTGGGCTTCTTCAAGACCGTCGACATCACGGAGGTGCCGGGATCGGCCCCCGACCGCACGGGCCTGCAGGTGAAGGTCGAAGAGCAGCCGACCGGCGAACTGTCATTCAGCGCCGGCTATTCCTCGATCGATAAACTGGTGATCGACCTCGGCATTTCCGAGCGCAACTTCCGCGGCCGCGGCGAAGATCTGAGGGCGCGGGTCTCGATGGGTTCGCTGCGTCAGCAGGTCGACCTGTCCTTCACCCAGCCGCGCTTCCTGCAGCGCGACATGCAGGCCGGCATCGACGCCTACTACTACATCTACGATCTCTCAAATTTCCAGGCGTTCAAGAACAGCTCCATCGGCTCGAACATCCGCCTGGGCTTCCCGTTGAGTCTGCAGTCCTACGGCTCGCTGCGCTACACCCTGCGGAGCGACAAGGTCGAGGTGAACTCCAGCTACTGCGATCCGACGCAGCAGGTGGTCGCCAGCTCGATCTGCAACCAGCAGGGCAGTTTCGTCACCTCGTCGCTCGGCTACGGCCTGCGCCTCGACAAGCGCAACAACCTGCAGAACCCGACCCGCGGCTATTACGTCCAGATGAACCAGGACTTCGCCGGCCTGGGCGGCATCAAGTATATCCGCACCGAAGCCGAGGGCGGCTGGTATTACGGCTTCAACGCCGACATGATCCTCAGCTTGACCGCCTCCGCCGGCTACATCAGTGGTTGGGGCGGCGATGTCGTGCGCATTAACGACCGCTTCTATAAAGGCGGCGACGACTTCCGGGGCTTCGAGATTGCTGGCATCGGCCCCCGGGATACGAGCCTGGGGCAATCCGGCGCCCTGGGCGGCAAGATCTACACCGTCGGCACAGTCGAGCTCACTGTTCCAACCTTCCTGCCCGAGCAATATGGCATCAAGGCCGCAGTCTTCACGGACATCGGCACCCTGGGCAAACTCGACGCCATCAACAAGCTGAAGATCGACACGACCACGGGGGCGATCATCACCGACCCCTTGATCCGCGACAACCTTGGCCTGCGCGCCTCGGCCGGTGTCTCGGTCTTCTGGAAGTCGCCGATGGGTCCCATTCGCCTCGATTTCAGTCGCGTTCTGAAGAAAGAGGCTTACGACAGGACCGAACTTTTCCGCTTCTCCACTTCAACCAGGTTCTAA
- a CDS encoding M50 family metallopeptidase, translating into MLSTLQGSLFYILPILAILGLVVTVHEGGHFLVAKWLGTAIDRFSIGFGKPILAWRDKAGVEWRIGWMPLGGYVKFSGDDNAASVPDGEDLEILRREVVRTHGPEALSRYFHFKPLWQRALIVAAGPAANFIFSIAIFAALLMALGEPVSPVRIDGLKPGGPAERAGFQRGDLVVEAAGQRLKNFADLQNIVFLRTGTPIDFTVDRGGETVTVVATPERGVIVDRMGREHRLGVLGIEYQQRFGDVRIERRGPLEALQGGVARTWDVVATTVRYLGRMFTGRETAEQLSGPLGMAQLSGDITRQTAAISPTAGAFAANIGVTILELAASISVGIGFLNLLPVPVLDGGHLLFYGYEAVARRPLTAKVQAAGYRVGLALVLGLMLFATWNDLQRLRVFNLFGGLFS; encoded by the coding sequence ATGCTGAGCACGCTCCAGGGCTCGCTCTTCTATATCCTGCCCATCTTGGCCATCCTTGGCTTGGTGGTCACGGTGCACGAAGGCGGGCACTTCCTCGTCGCCAAGTGGCTGGGGACGGCGATCGACCGATTCTCGATCGGGTTCGGTAAGCCGATCCTGGCATGGCGTGACAAGGCGGGTGTCGAATGGCGGATCGGCTGGATGCCGCTCGGCGGCTACGTAAAGTTCTCCGGCGACGACAACGCCGCCAGCGTTCCCGATGGTGAGGATCTCGAGATTCTGCGCCGAGAAGTGGTCAGGACCCATGGGCCGGAGGCGCTGTCGCGATACTTCCATTTCAAGCCCCTGTGGCAGCGCGCGCTGATCGTCGCCGCTGGGCCTGCCGCCAACTTCATCTTCTCCATCGCGATCTTCGCCGCCCTCCTGATGGCCTTGGGCGAACCGGTGTCGCCAGTACGGATCGATGGGCTAAAGCCCGGCGGTCCGGCCGAGCGAGCCGGGTTCCAGCGCGGCGATCTCGTCGTCGAGGCCGCCGGCCAGCGGCTGAAGAATTTTGCTGATCTGCAGAATATCGTCTTCCTGCGCACCGGCACGCCGATCGACTTCACCGTTGACCGCGGCGGTGAGACGGTCACCGTCGTCGCTACGCCGGAGCGCGGGGTGATCGTCGACCGCATGGGCCGTGAGCACCGGCTGGGCGTCTTAGGCATCGAGTATCAGCAGCGCTTCGGCGATGTGCGCATCGAACGCCGCGGGCCGCTCGAAGCCCTGCAAGGCGGCGTGGCCCGGACATGGGACGTAGTGGCGACCACCGTGCGCTATCTCGGCCGGATGTTCACCGGGCGGGAAACCGCCGAGCAGTTGAGCGGACCTCTCGGCATGGCTCAGCTGTCCGGCGACATCACGCGTCAGACCGCCGCCATTTCGCCGACGGCGGGGGCCTTTGCGGCGAACATCGGCGTCACCATCCTGGAGCTGGCCGCCAGTATCTCCGTCGGCATCGGTTTCCTGAACCTGCTGCCAGTTCCCGTACTCGACGGGGGGCATCTCCTCTTCTATGGGTACGAAGCGGTGGCGCGCCGCCCACTTACCGCCAAGGTTCAGGCGGCAGGGTATCGCGTGGGCCTTGCGCTGGTGTTGGGTCTGATGCTCTTCGCCACCTGGAACGATCTGCAGCGCCTACGTGTGTTCAACCTGTTCGGCGGCCTATTCTCCTAA
- the uppS gene encoding polyprenyl diphosphate synthase — translation MADPTALTDPASPLHVAIVMDGNGRWAKRRGMPRVFGHQAGLEATRRIVAAAHGQGIGWLTLYAFSTENWNRPASEVAELMSLPGRFFETDIGRLHREGVRVRVLGSREGLTPKLCGLIEDAEARTRGNTGLNLSIAFNYGGQADIVAAARAFAEAVAAGRAAPAQLDEAMFSHLLATRDLPPPDVIIRPSGEQRLSNFLLWEAAYAEFVFQDVLWPDYDADHLKAALQIFATRDRRYGALAPEDVLAAS, via the coding sequence ATGGCCGATCCGACTGCCCTTACCGATCCGGCGTCGCCACTGCACGTGGCGATCGTCATGGATGGCAATGGCCGGTGGGCGAAGCGTCGCGGCATGCCCCGCGTGTTCGGTCACCAGGCGGGCCTGGAGGCTACGCGTCGCATCGTCGCCGCCGCTCACGGCCAGGGCATCGGCTGGCTGACACTTTATGCCTTCTCGACTGAAAACTGGAACCGCCCCGCCAGCGAAGTGGCCGAACTGATGTCGCTCCCGGGTCGGTTCTTCGAGACCGACATCGGCCGTCTGCACCGCGAGGGCGTGCGCGTGCGCGTGCTGGGCAGCCGTGAAGGCCTGACGCCCAAGCTCTGCGGCCTTATCGAGGACGCCGAGGCGCGCACCCGGGGCAATACCGGCCTCAATCTCAGCATTGCTTTCAACTATGGCGGACAGGCCGATATTGTCGCCGCCGCGCGGGCTTTCGCCGAGGCGGTCGCTGCAGGGCGTGCGGCTCCTGCGCAATTGGACGAGGCGATGTTCTCGCATCTCCTGGCGACGCGCGACTTGCCGCCGCCGGATGTGATCATCAGGCCCTCCGGCGAACAGCGGCTATCGAACTTCCTACTCTGGGAAGCAGCCTACGCCGAATTTGTTTTCCAGGACGTGCTGTGGCCGGACTACGACGCTGACCATCTGAAAGCGGCCCTCCAGATTTTCGCCACCCGCGACCGCCGCTATGGCGCCTTGGCCCCCGAGGATGTCCTTGCCGCCAGCTAG
- the frr gene encoding ribosome recycling factor: MAAAEKPVLSRYKDRMDKAVGALKEEFGSLRTGRASASLLDQIMVEAYGSTVPLNQVGAVSVPEPRMISVSIWDRGMVVSAEKAIRSSGLGLNPVVDGQNLRIPIPPLTEERRKDLVKIAGKYAEQQKIAVRNVRRDANDDLKKAEKDAIINQDEQKKMEAEVQKLTDEAIKRVDEALKVKEQEIMQV, from the coding sequence ATGGCCGCCGCTGAGAAACCGGTTCTTTCCCGGTACAAGGACCGGATGGACAAGGCGGTGGGCGCCTTGAAGGAGGAGTTCGGCTCGCTGCGCACGGGCCGCGCATCTGCGAGCCTGCTCGACCAGATCATGGTCGAGGCCTATGGCTCGACCGTGCCGCTCAATCAGGTCGGCGCCGTCAGCGTCCCTGAGCCGCGGATGATCTCCGTCAGCATCTGGGACCGGGGCATGGTGGTCTCGGCTGAAAAGGCGATCCGTTCGTCGGGTCTGGGCCTCAACCCTGTCGTCGATGGCCAGAACCTGCGCATCCCTATCCCGCCGCTGACGGAGGAGCGCCGCAAGGACCTGGTAAAGATCGCCGGCAAGTACGCCGAGCAGCAGAAAATCGCCGTCCGCAACGTACGCCGCGACGCCAACGACGACCTGAAGAAGGCCGAGAAGGACGCGATCATCAATCAGGACGAGCAGAAGAAGATGGAAGCCGAGGTCCAGAAGCTGACCGACGAGGCCATCAAGCGCGTTGATGAAGCGCTGAAGGTCAAGGAACAGGAGATCATGCAGGTCTGA
- the dxr gene encoding 1-deoxy-D-xylulose-5-phosphate reductoisomerase, translating into MRDVSILGSTGSIGVSTLDLFDKSGADIRIVALAAGRNVALLADQALRWRPQVAVIEDEAGLSELRERLVGSGVRAAAGRQAVIEAAGMRAQWIMSAIVGFAGLAPTLAAARSGAIVALANKESLVCAGPSLLRIAKLAGGAVIPVDSEHSAIFQALEPHNATHVARLILTASGGPFRTWTREAMALATPQQACAHPNWSMGAKISVDSATMMNKGLEVIEAAYLFAMPPERIDILVHPQSIVHSLVEYEDGSTLAQLGAPDMRTPIACAFAWPERMDWPAPRLDLTVQPLTFDLPDLERFPALSLAKQALAAGGRTPAAMSAANEQAVAAFLNGRIGFLDISVVAAETLERMDRHNMISDVGGDLLEGAGAIDAAARRLADEVAQGLKPRARA; encoded by the coding sequence GTGCGCGACGTCTCCATCCTGGGATCGACCGGCTCTATCGGGGTCTCGACGCTCGACCTCTTCGATAAGTCCGGCGCTGACATCCGGATCGTCGCCCTGGCCGCGGGCCGCAATGTCGCATTGTTGGCTGACCAGGCGCTTCGGTGGCGGCCGCAAGTCGCTGTGATCGAGGACGAAGCCGGACTGAGCGAACTGCGCGAGCGTCTCGTGGGTTCTGGCGTCCGGGCCGCCGCAGGTCGTCAGGCGGTTATCGAGGCGGCCGGCATGCGCGCCCAATGGATAATGTCCGCCATTGTCGGGTTTGCGGGTCTCGCGCCCACGCTAGCGGCAGCCCGCAGCGGCGCGATCGTAGCGCTCGCCAACAAGGAAAGCTTGGTCTGCGCCGGACCCAGCCTGTTGCGCATCGCCAAACTGGCCGGCGGGGCTGTGATCCCGGTTGATTCAGAGCACTCGGCGATCTTCCAAGCCTTGGAGCCGCACAACGCCACTCATGTCGCGCGGCTGATTCTGACGGCGTCGGGCGGACCCTTCCGTACCTGGACGCGGGAGGCCATGGCGCTGGCGACTCCGCAACAGGCTTGCGCCCATCCGAATTGGAGCATGGGCGCCAAAATTTCGGTGGATTCGGCCACCATGATGAACAAGGGCCTAGAGGTGATCGAGGCCGCCTACCTGTTCGCCATGCCGCCGGAGCGCATCGACATCCTGGTCCACCCACAATCGATCGTGCACAGCTTGGTGGAATACGAGGACGGCTCGACCCTGGCCCAACTCGGCGCGCCTGACATGCGTACGCCCATCGCCTGCGCCTTCGCTTGGCCCGAGCGGATGGACTGGCCGGCGCCTCGCCTGGACCTGACTGTCCAGCCCCTCACCTTTGACCTCCCCGACCTCGAGCGCTTTCCGGCCCTGTCCCTCGCCAAACAGGCGCTGGCCGCGGGCGGGCGGACGCCGGCCGCCATGAGTGCGGCCAATGAGCAGGCGGTCGCCGCCTTTCTCAATGGCCGCATCGGCTTCCTCGACATCAGCGTCGTCGCTGCTGAGACGCTTGAGCGCATGGACCGTCACAACATGATCTCCGACGTTGGCGGCGATCTTCTGGAGGGGGCCGGCGCGATCGACGCCGCCGCACGCCGCCTCGCCGATGAAGTCGCCCAGGGCCTCAAGCCCCGGGCGCGAGCCTAG